A stretch of DNA from Brevibacillus ruminantium:
AGTACGGCTATTCACTGGAGGCGAAAAAGCTGGTAGCCGAAAAGCTGGACATCGGCCTGGCGACTTTATATCGAAAACTGGAGGGACATCGACTTCTCAACGATGAGAAAGTATTCTAATTTCTAGGAAGCAACGAGCGAGGTTTTTCCTGTCGTCTGCTTCCTTTTTCCTGTTTACACGCGCATTCGTTTGAATATTCGAAATTGGCATTATTTTTGCTTGTGACTAAAGGTACGAAAAGAAAGTGAGGGGGGTTCCCATGCTAGGTCCTATGGTGGAGCTTCAAAATGTCGTCAAGCGCTTCGGCCAACATACAGTCGTTCACGATCTGTCCCTCCATATCGAGAAGGGCGAATTTCTCACCTTGCTCGGTCCCAGCGGCTGCGGCAAGACGACGACGCTGCGCATGATTGCCGGTTTTGAACATCCCACATCCGGTCACGTGAAGCTAGATGGCGAGTTCGTCGAGAATTTGCCCGCTTATGCCCGTGATGTGAATACCGTGTTTCAAAGCTATGCCCTTTTTCCACACCTGAACGCTTTCGAAAATGTAGCGTTTGGTTTGCGTGTCAAAAAAGTGTCAAAGGGGGAGATCGACCAGCGAGTAAAACACGCTTTGCGAATGGTCCAGCTGGAGGATTACGCCGGGCGAAAACCGGACCAGCTGAGCGGCGGGCAGCGGCAACGGATTGCCATCGCCCGGGCCTTGGTCAACAATCCCAAGGTGCTGCTCCTCGACGAACCGCTCGGCGCACTGGATCAAAAGCTGCGCAAGCAAATGCAAGTCGAGCTGAAACATCTGCAAAAACAATTGGGCGTCACCTTTGTTTTCGTCACACATGATCAGGAGGAAGCATTGACCATGTCCGACCGGATCGCCGTGATGAACA
This window harbors:
- a CDS encoding ABC transporter ATP-binding protein; this encodes MLGPMVELQNVVKRFGQHTVVHDLSLHIEKGEFLTLLGPSGCGKTTTLRMIAGFEHPTSGHVKLDGEFVENLPAYARDVNTVFQSYALFPHLNAFENVAFGLRVKKVSKGEIDQRVKHALRMVQLEDYAGRKPDQLSGGQRQRIAIARALVNNPKVLLLDEPLGALDQKLRKQMQVELKHLQKQLGVTFVFVTHDQEEALTMSDRIAVMNKGVLEQVGTPADIYDRPATRFVAEFIGETNLLTGTVTGRDTDRMLIDCEGIQVATAFQSVPENEKVTVAIRPEKSALSLEPVDTEPGRLVQIPARLTERIYCGGITRTVVTLHGGVPFVAVEKTDQLLPVSEGDQLFVNWQPEHGVVLTR